Proteins encoded within one genomic window of Chiloscyllium punctatum isolate Juve2018m chromosome 7, sChiPun1.3, whole genome shotgun sequence:
- the LOC140479596 gene encoding uncharacterized protein encodes MQGAAGELRTLSEGDVAAAWALETAGYPPEEAASLAKLQDRQREAGELFLGRFVDGQLIGFVCGTRSLEDHLTEESMDVHEPTGTTICIHSVCVDGAWRRRGVALGLLRDYVARAARTLPPPRRICLLSHQQLLPLYTKAGFTMLGLSSVSHGPEAWYECAIELGT; translated from the exons ATGCAGGGAGCCGCGGGGGAGCTGAGGACCCTCTCGGAGGGGGACGTGGCCGCAGCCTGGGCTCTGGAGACGGCGGGTTACCCCCCGGAGGAGGCAGCCAGCCTGGCGAAGCTGCAGGACCGGCAGAGGGAGGCTGGCGAGCTGTTCTTGG GGCGTTTTGTTGACGGCCAGTTGATCGGGTTTGTGTGTGGGACCCGCTCGCTTGAGGATCACCTGACAGAGGAGTCCATGGACGTCCACGAACCCACGGGGACCACCATCTGCATTCACTCTGTGTGCGTCGACGGTGCGTGGCGACGCCGAGGAGTGGCCCTGGGCTTGCTTCGTGATTACGTGGCACGTGCTGCACGCACCCTGCCCCCTCCCAGGAGGATCTGCCTCCTCAGCCACCAGCAGTTGCTGCCCCTCTACACCAAGGCCGGCTTCACGATGCTTGGCCTTTCCTCTGTCAGCCACGGGCCCGAAGCCTGGTATGAGTGTGCCATTGAGCTGGGCACATGA